One region of Roseovarius faecimaris genomic DNA includes:
- the tolB gene encoding Tol-Pal system beta propeller repeat protein TolB — protein sequence MVRVLTLLVALTLWGAAFFGPAAAQESGPLRIEITEGVIEPLPFAVPDFVSDDSAGAEFGQKIARVISDDLTGTGLFREIPKDAFISTITSFSSPVQYADWKAINAQALISGAVSVDDAGKLVVRFRIYDVFAGQELGQGLQLVGTQDGWRRIAHKVADQVYSRITGEGGYFDSRVVFVAESGPKDARQKRLAIMDYDGANVQYLTDSSSLVLAPRFSPTGDRVLYTSYETGFPKIYVLDVASVGRRALDTQDGTMSFAPRFAPDGRTVVYSLTRGGNTDLYRMTIDGGAPERLTVTPSIETAPSFSPDGSQIVFESDRSGVPQLYIMSAGGGEARRISQGQGRYGTPVWSPRGDLIAFTKQSKGRFHIGVMRVDGSEERLLTASFLDEGPTWAPNGRVIMFTRETQGAQGRASLYSVDITGRNLRQVPTSTGASDPAWSPLQN from the coding sequence ATGGTACGTGTACTGACTCTCCTTGTTGCCCTAACCCTTTGGGGCGCGGCCTTTTTTGGCCCTGCTGCGGCGCAGGAGAGTGGCCCTCTGAGGATTGAGATCACCGAAGGCGTGATCGAGCCATTGCCTTTTGCGGTGCCCGATTTTGTGTCGGATGACAGTGCCGGGGCCGAGTTTGGGCAAAAAATCGCCCGTGTGATTTCGGACGATCTGACCGGCACCGGCCTCTTTCGCGAGATCCCCAAGGATGCCTTCATCAGCACGATCACCAGCTTCTCCAGCCCGGTGCAATATGCCGACTGGAAGGCGATCAACGCCCAGGCGCTGATCAGCGGCGCGGTGAGCGTGGATGACGCGGGCAAGCTGGTGGTGCGGTTCCGTATTTATGACGTTTTTGCCGGGCAGGAGCTGGGCCAGGGGCTGCAATTGGTGGGCACGCAGGACGGCTGGAGGCGGATCGCGCATAAGGTGGCCGATCAGGTCTATTCCCGGATCACCGGTGAGGGCGGGTATTTCGACAGCCGGGTGGTATTTGTCGCCGAGAGCGGGCCGAAGGACGCGCGCCAGAAGCGTCTGGCGATCATGGATTATGACGGCGCGAATGTGCAGTATCTGACCGACAGCTCGTCGCTGGTGCTGGCGCCGCGCTTCTCGCCCACGGGCGACCGGGTGCTGTACACAAGCTATGAGACGGGTTTTCCCAAGATTTACGTGCTGGATGTGGCCTCGGTTGGCCGACGCGCGCTGGACACGCAGGACGGCACGATGAGCTTTGCCCCGCGCTTTGCCCCCGATGGGCGCACGGTGGTCTATTCGCTGACCCGGGGCGGCAACACGGACCTCTACCGCATGACCATCGACGGCGGTGCGCCGGAGCGGCTGACGGTGACGCCCTCGATCGAGACCGCGCCAAGTTTCAGCCCCGATGGCAGCCAGATCGTGTTTGAGAGCGACCGGTCAGGTGTTCCGCAGCTTTATATCATGAGTGCTGGCGGCGGCGAGGCGCGGCGCATCAGCCAGGGGCAGGGCCGCTATGGCACGCCGGTGTGGTCGCCGCGCGGGGATCTCATCGCCTTTACCAAGCAATCCAAGGGCCGGTTCCATATCGGCGTGATGCGCGTGGATGGCAGCGAAGAGCGGCTTCTGACCGCGTCGTTCCTCGATGAGGGGCCAACCTGGGCTCCGAACGGTCGGGTGATCATGTTTACCCGCGAGACGCAGGGCGCGCAGGGCCGGGCCAGCCTTTATTCGGTCGACATCACCGGGCGTAACCTGCGGCAGGTGCCAACCTCGACCGGGGCGAGCGATCCGGCCTGGTCGCCCTTGCAGAACTGA
- the ybgC gene encoding tol-pal system-associated acyl-CoA thioesterase gives MSHQFDIRVYYEDTDMAGIVYYANYLKYIERARSDWVRQLGIDQNAMRDDDGVVFAVRRVEADYHASARFDDRLSVTTRTQSVSGARLVMEQELHRDGQLLFSAVVTIVCLNAAGQPVRLPANIRQMVH, from the coding sequence ATGAGCCACCAGTTCGACATCCGCGTCTATTATGAAGACACCGATATGGCAGGCATTGTCTATTATGCCAATTACCTCAAATACATAGAGCGTGCGCGCAGCGACTGGGTGCGCCAGTTGGGGATTGATCAGAACGCCATGCGCGACGACGATGGCGTGGTGTTCGCCGTGCGCCGGGTGGAGGCCGATTATCACGCGTCGGCGCGGTTTGACGACCGGCTGAGCGTGACCACGCGGACGCAAAGCGTGAGTGGCGCGCGTCTGGTGATGGAGCAGGAACTGCACCGCGACGGGCAGCTGCTGTTCAGCGCGGTTGTTACCATCGTGTGTCTGAATGCAGCCGGTCAGCCGGTACGCCTACCGGCGAATATCCGCCAGATGGTCCACTAG
- the pal gene encoding peptidoglycan-associated lipoprotein Pal codes for MKLLSKAVILSAGLALAACSNAGRFDDTNDVTLNGSNAGIVPGSAQDPKSPLYFQQTVGDRVLFEVDQSTLSPTGRATLDGQSSWLTNNPEYNALIEGHADEQGTRQYNLALGARRAAAVQDYLISRGVAGNRIKVVSYGKERPIEICSEESCYAKNRRAVTVVSVVPSS; via the coding sequence ATGAAACTTCTCAGCAAAGCCGTGATCCTGAGCGCCGGTCTGGCGCTTGCGGCCTGTTCCAATGCAGGCCGGTTCGACGACACCAACGACGTGACCCTGAACGGGAGCAACGCGGGCATCGTGCCGGGCTCGGCGCAGGATCCGAAATCACCGCTTTATTTCCAGCAGACCGTGGGTGACCGGGTGCTGTTCGAGGTGGACCAGTCCACCCTGAGCCCGACGGGCCGCGCAACGCTTGACGGGCAATCGAGCTGGCTGACCAACAACCCGGAGTATAACGCACTGATCGAAGGCCACGCGGACGAGCAGGGCACGCGGCAGTACAACCTTGCGCTGGGCGCGCGCCGGGCGGCGGCGGTGCAGGACTATCTGATCAGCCGCGGTGTGGCGGGCAACCGGATCAAGGTGGTCAGCTATGGCAAGGAACGGCCGATCGAGATCTGCAGCGAGGAAAGCTGCTATGCCAAAAACCGCCGCGCCGTGACGGTGGTTTCGGTCGTCCCGTCCAGCTAA
- the tolQ gene encoding protein TolQ: MEAETLALAQEFDYSLWALFQRATLIVKLVMIMLTVASFWGWSIIIQKLIVYRAARREAEVFDRKFWSGEPLDELFDVIGPDPDGQSEKVFAAGMMEWRRSHRQDGGLIAGATARIDRSMDVAIAKESESLQSGLTVLATIGSTAPFVGLFGTVWGIMNAFIEIAEQQSTNLAVVAPGIAEALLATGLGLLAAIPAVVFYNKLSSDADRIVAGYEAFADEFATILSRQLDS, encoded by the coding sequence ATGGAAGCAGAAACCCTGGCACTGGCGCAGGAGTTTGATTACTCCCTGTGGGCACTATTTCAGCGCGCCACCCTTATCGTGAAACTCGTGATGATCATGCTGACCGTGGCCTCGTTCTGGGGCTGGTCGATCATCATTCAGAAGCTCATCGTCTACCGCGCAGCGCGGCGTGAGGCCGAGGTGTTCGACCGCAAGTTCTGGTCGGGTGAGCCGCTGGACGAGCTGTTCGACGTGATCGGCCCCGATCCGGACGGGCAGTCTGAGAAGGTGTTTGCGGCGGGCATGATGGAATGGCGGCGCAGTCACCGGCAGGATGGCGGGCTGATCGCCGGGGCCACGGCGCGGATCGACCGGTCGATGGATGTGGCGATCGCGAAGGAAAGCGAGAGCCTGCAAAGCGGGCTGACCGTTCTGGCGACAATCGGCTCCACCGCGCCGTTCGTGGGTCTCTTCGGGACGGTCTGGGGCATCATGAATGCCTTTATCGAGATCGCCGAGCAGCAAAGCACCAACCTTGCCGTGGTCGCACCCGGCATCGCCGAGGCGCTTCTGGCCACGGGCCTGGGCCTTCTTGCGGCGATCCCGGCGGTGGTTTTCTACAACAAGCTGAGCTCGGATGCGGACCGGATCGTGGCAGGTTATGAGGCCTTTGCCGATGAGTTCGCGACGATCCTCAGCCGCCAGTTGGACAGCTGA
- the ftsH gene encoding ATP-dependent zinc metalloprotease FtsH: MGNARNLAFWLVLFLLILALFNLFSGSGNTLQSQTVKYSDFVEQVDAGNIEQVTIDGESVRFRGSDGKDYVTIKPEDAELTPMLIEKGVPVSAESQEQSGFQTFLLSLLPFLLLIGVWIYFMNRMQGGGRGGAMGFGKSKAKMLTEKHGRVTFDDVAGIDEAKEELEEIVEFLRNPQKFSRLGGKIPKGALLVGPPGTGKTLLARAIAGEAGVPFFTISGSDFVEMFVGVGASRVRDMFEQAKKNAPCIVFIDEIDAVGRHRGAGYGGGNDEREQTLNQLLVEMDGFEANEGVIIIAATNRKDVLDPALLRPGRFDRQVTVPNPDIKGREKILGVHARKTPLGPDVDLRIIARGSPGFSGADLANLVNEAALMAARVGRRFVTMEDFENAKDKVMMGAERRSMVLTDDQKEKTAYHEAGHAIVGLTLPKCDPVYKATIIPRGGALGMVVSLPEIDRLNWHKSECEEKLAMTMAGKAAEILKYGPDDVSNGPAGDIQQASGLARAMVLRWGMSDKVGNVDYEQAHEGYMGNAAGGFSISAHTKELIEEEVKRLIDEAYASAYKILEDRKDDWERLAQGLLEYETLTGEEIERVIRGEPPEEDDGNDAGTPEKVDTPSLTAIPKTKPKSNPGLGEGGPEPEPSA, translated from the coding sequence TTGGGTAACGCACGCAATCTCGCCTTCTGGCTGGTTCTGTTCCTGTTGATTCTGGCACTGTTCAACCTGTTTTCAGGGTCGGGCAACACGTTGCAAAGCCAGACGGTGAAATATTCCGACTTTGTCGAGCAGGTGGATGCCGGCAATATCGAACAGGTCACGATCGATGGTGAAAGCGTTCGCTTTCGCGGCTCGGATGGCAAGGACTATGTGACCATCAAGCCCGAAGATGCCGAACTGACCCCGATGCTGATCGAAAAAGGCGTGCCTGTCAGCGCCGAAAGCCAGGAGCAATCGGGCTTCCAGACCTTCCTGTTGAGCCTGCTGCCCTTCCTGCTGCTGATCGGTGTGTGGATCTACTTCATGAACCGCATGCAGGGCGGGGGCCGGGGCGGCGCGATGGGCTTTGGCAAATCCAAGGCCAAGATGCTGACCGAGAAACATGGCCGCGTGACCTTTGACGACGTGGCGGGCATCGACGAGGCCAAGGAAGAACTGGAGGAGATCGTCGAGTTTCTCCGCAACCCGCAGAAATTCAGCCGCCTTGGTGGCAAGATCCCCAAGGGCGCGCTGCTTGTCGGCCCTCCGGGTACTGGTAAGACCCTGCTGGCGCGTGCGATTGCAGGCGAGGCGGGGGTGCCGTTCTTCACCATTTCCGGCTCGGACTTTGTGGAAATGTTCGTAGGTGTCGGGGCGTCCCGTGTGCGCGACATGTTCGAACAGGCCAAGAAGAACGCGCCGTGTATCGTTTTTATCGACGAGATCGACGCCGTGGGCCGTCACCGGGGTGCCGGCTATGGCGGCGGCAATGACGAGCGCGAGCAGACGCTGAACCAGCTTCTGGTCGAAATGGACGGGTTCGAGGCGAATGAGGGCGTGATCATCATCGCGGCCACCAACCGCAAGGATGTGCTTGATCCCGCGCTGCTGCGTCCGGGCCGGTTTGACCGTCAGGTCACGGTGCCGAACCCCGATATCAAGGGCCGCGAGAAAATCCTTGGTGTGCACGCCCGCAAGACCCCGCTGGGTCCGGATGTGGACCTGCGGATCATCGCCCGCGGCTCGCCCGGCTTCTCTGGTGCGGATCTGGCGAACCTGGTGAATGAGGCCGCACTGATGGCCGCCCGCGTCGGCCGCCGCTTTGTCACGATGGAAGACTTCGAGAATGCCAAGGACAAGGTCATGATGGGGGCCGAGCGCCGCTCGATGGTGCTGACCGACGATCAGAAGGAAAAAACCGCCTATCACGAGGCGGGCCATGCCATCGTGGGTCTGACCCTTCCCAAATGCGACCCGGTCTACAAGGCCACGATCATCCCGCGCGGTGGTGCGCTGGGGATGGTGGTCAGCCTGCCCGAGATCGACCGTCTGAACTGGCACAAATCCGAGTGCGAGGAAAAGCTGGCCATGACCATGGCGGGCAAGGCGGCAGAAATCCTGAAATACGGGCCTGATGACGTCTCGAACGGCCCTGCCGGTGACATTCAGCAGGCCAGCGGGCTGGCGCGCGCGATGGTGCTGCGCTGGGGCATGTCCGACAAGGTGGGCAATGTCGATTATGAGCAGGCCCATGAAGGTTATATGGGCAATGCCGCCGGTGGTTTCTCGATTTCGGCCCACACGAAGGAGCTGATCGAGGAAGAGGTCAAGCGCCTGATCGACGAGGCCTATGCGAGCGCCTACAAGATCCTTGAGGACCGCAAGGACGACTGGGAACGTCTGGCGCAGGGGCTCTTGGAGTATGAGACGCTGACCGGCGAGGAGATCGAGCGCGTGATCCGGGGAGAGCCGCCGGAAGAGGATGACGGCAACGACGCGGGTACGCCCGAGAAGGTCGATACGCCCTCGCTCACCGCGATTCCGAAGACCAAGCCGAAATCCAATCCCGGCCTCGGAGAGGGCGGCCCGGAGCCCGAGCCCTCGGCGTGA
- a CDS encoding energy transducer TonB: MNTGQYISGAGHIGLIGWAILGGVFTAEPLPFEVTEVTAISSEEYAALIAPQQSPEATSEIVTPEAPEPEEETPDIAATPDTAPEQVEPEVAEPATVDDTPEVTEPAPLPEAEVSDDPPVLEPPSEDVAVLLPDDAVRPQPRPAERVAPEPVAQPEPDVRIDDVTQPETAPDEAAEIPREETEQSAEEEATTEIVTEAEEPAQSAPTRSVRPKTRPSRPQPTEEPAESSQPDTAVNDALAEALGNSGGETQRAPSGPPLTAGEKDALRVAVEKCWNVGSLSSEALQTTVVVSVQMAEDGKPNIGTIRMIGSEGGSGTAARQAFEAARRAIIRCGSSGFNLPRDKFDHWRDIEMTFNPEKMRIK; encoded by the coding sequence ATGAATACAGGGCAGTATATCTCGGGCGCGGGCCATATCGGCCTGATCGGCTGGGCGATTCTTGGCGGTGTCTTCACCGCCGAGCCGCTGCCGTTCGAGGTGACCGAGGTGACGGCGATTTCGTCCGAGGAATATGCCGCCCTGATCGCGCCGCAGCAAAGCCCTGAGGCGACCTCGGAGATCGTGACGCCCGAAGCGCCTGAACCCGAGGAAGAGACCCCCGATATTGCCGCCACACCCGACACAGCCCCCGAGCAGGTGGAGCCCGAAGTGGCCGAGCCTGCCACGGTGGACGACACGCCCGAGGTGACAGAACCGGCGCCACTGCCCGAGGCGGAGGTGTCGGATGATCCGCCCGTGCTGGAGCCGCCGTCGGAAGATGTGGCGGTGCTTTTGCCCGATGACGCCGTGCGCCCGCAGCCGCGCCCGGCAGAGCGTGTGGCGCCCGAGCCCGTGGCCCAGCCCGAGCCGGATGTGCGCATTGACGACGTGACCCAACCCGAGACCGCGCCGGACGAGGCCGCGGAGATACCCCGCGAGGAGACCGAGCAGAGCGCCGAGGAAGAGGCCACCACCGAGATCGTGACCGAGGCCGAAGAGCCGGCGCAGTCCGCCCCGACGCGTTCGGTCCGGCCCAAGACACGGCCCAGCCGCCCGCAGCCAACCGAAGAGCCCGCCGAGAGCAGTCAACCCGATACCGCCGTCAATGACGCGCTGGCCGAGGCGCTGGGCAACAGCGGCGGCGAGACGCAGCGCGCGCCCAGCGGACCGCCGTTGACCGCCGGCGAGAAGGATGCGCTCCGGGTCGCGGTGGAGAAATGCTGGAACGTGGGGTCGCTCAGTTCCGAGGCGTTGCAGACCACTGTGGTGGTGAGCGTTCAGATGGCCGAGGACGGCAAGCCCAATATCGGCACGATCCGCATGATCGGGTCGGAAGGCGGCAGCGGCACGGCGGCCCGGCAGGCCTTTGAGGCCGCGCGGCGGGCGATTATCCGTTGCGGGTCTTCAGGCTTCAATCTTCCCCGCGACAAGTTCGATCACTGGCGCGATATTGAAATGACCTTCAATCCTGAGAAAATGAGGATCAAATGA
- a CDS encoding transporter substrate-binding domain-containing protein — MRVASGIAAFMCLLWPGAVLALCDVTYKVQPGDTLFSIAEQHYEDREKWTLIYYSNQDALGGIDSLAPGLDVYIPCPADHAEPDATPLRQAGAGMVLLTGGNYAPFVDKSWPGEGMVTELVNAALELSPSPVPYEVVWEGDWGQHLFPLLDDKTYDMGFPWLKPDCTELPENELCARFHFSEPLMDLPIMLFKREDSALVYDSDADIPGRTLCRPAGYFTHDLDRADRRWLSEGKITLVQPDSPEACFEALMQGEVDAVTVNVFLGATKIVTMGLRGRVVPIDRPLSRENLYVVISKTHWRGTTHLYRINAGLEALRESGRYQEIVNKHLEIFWDRLK; from the coding sequence ATGCGTGTGGCATCTGGCATCGCGGCGTTTATGTGTCTGCTCTGGCCCGGCGCGGTGCTGGCGCTTTGCGATGTCACCTACAAGGTGCAGCCGGGCGATACGCTTTTTTCCATTGCCGAGCAGCATTACGAGGACCGCGAGAAGTGGACGTTGATCTACTATTCCAACCAGGATGCTCTGGGCGGGATCGACAGCCTCGCGCCCGGTCTGGATGTCTATATTCCCTGCCCGGCGGACCATGCGGAGCCGGATGCGACGCCGCTCAGGCAGGCCGGTGCCGGGATGGTGCTGCTGACCGGCGGGAATTACGCGCCCTTTGTCGACAAAAGCTGGCCCGGGGAGGGCATGGTGACGGAGCTGGTGAATGCCGCACTTGAGCTCAGCCCGTCGCCGGTGCCCTACGAGGTGGTCTGGGAGGGTGACTGGGGGCAGCACCTGTTTCCGCTTCTGGATGACAAGACCTATGACATGGGCTTTCCCTGGCTGAAACCGGATTGCACAGAGCTGCCCGAAAACGAGCTTTGCGCCCGGTTTCACTTTTCCGAGCCGCTGATGGATTTGCCGATCATGCTGTTCAAGCGCGAGGACAGCGCGCTGGTCTATGACAGCGATGCCGATATTCCGGGCCGAACGCTCTGCCGTCCGGCGGGGTATTTCACCCATGATCTGGACCGTGCGGATCGCCGCTGGTTATCCGAAGGCAAGATCACGCTGGTACAGCCCGACAGCCCCGAGGCCTGCTTTGAGGCGCTGATGCAGGGCGAGGTGGATGCGGTGACGGTCAATGTCTTTCTGGGGGCGACCAAGATCGTGACTATGGGGTTGCGCGGTCGCGTTGTTCCCATCGACCGGCCGCTGAGCCGCGAGAACCTGTATGTGGTCATTTCCAAGACCCATTGGCGTGGCACGACGCATCTCTATCGCATCAATGCCGGGCTTGAGGCGCTGCGCGAGAGCGGGCGCTATCAGGAGATCGTCAACAAGCATCTGGAAATCTTCTGGGACCGGCTGAAGTGA
- the ybgF gene encoding tol-pal system protein YbgF — protein MRRFICLVIALVAMPVAVAAQSTETLADIRQELSVLYVEVQKLNRELSTTGGAGTATGGQSLLDRVNTIESELARLTAKTEELELRIARVVKDGSNRIGDLEFRLCELEANCDIGQLSEGTTLGGVEVSEGALPITQPSDDPAVEMAVGEKADFDRAEEALAAGNWAEAAEMFAAFRANYPGGPLTDQAGIMRGDALEGAGDLTGAARAYLDVFSAAPEGPMAADALYNLGRALGQLGQTEEACVTLSEVGVRFPGSDAVLEAQSARQNLGCP, from the coding sequence ATGCGCCGCTTTATCTGTCTTGTGATTGCCCTTGTTGCCATGCCTGTCGCGGTGGCGGCGCAATCCACCGAAACGCTGGCCGATATCCGGCAGGAACTGTCGGTGCTTTACGTTGAGGTCCAGAAGCTTAACCGCGAGCTGTCCACAACGGGGGGAGCTGGCACAGCGACCGGTGGCCAAAGCCTTCTCGACCGGGTCAACACGATCGAAAGCGAGCTGGCGCGGCTGACCGCCAAGACCGAGGAGCTGGAGCTGCGGATCGCCCGCGTGGTGAAGGATGGCAGCAACCGGATCGGCGATCTGGAGTTTCGCCTGTGTGAGCTGGAGGCCAATTGCGACATCGGCCAGTTGAGCGAGGGCACGACGCTGGGCGGTGTCGAGGTCAGCGAAGGCGCGTTGCCGATCACGCAGCCCTCCGATGATCCGGCGGTCGAGATGGCCGTGGGTGAGAAAGCCGACTTTGATCGCGCCGAAGAGGCGCTGGCGGCGGGCAACTGGGCCGAAGCGGCTGAGATGTTTGCGGCATTCCGTGCGAATTACCCCGGCGGACCGCTGACCGATCAGGCCGGCATCATGCGCGGCGATGCCCTGGAAGGGGCGGGCGATCTGACAGGTGCCGCGCGGGCCTATCTCGATGTGTTCAGTGCGGCGCCAGAGGGGCCGATGGCCGCCGATGCGCTTTATAATCTGGGCCGTGCGCTGGGCCAGTTGGGTCAGACCGAAGAAGCCTGTGTGACGCTGAGCGAGGTCGGGGTGCGTTTTCCGGGCTCTGACGCGGTGCTGGAAGCACAATCGGCGCGGCAAAACCTGGGATGTCCGTGA
- the tilS gene encoding tRNA lysidine(34) synthetase TilS — MSGGATPAFQQIAAHFAPDMPQCLGVAVSGGSDSLGLLTLLHDWALAGGPALRAVTVDHGLRPEAAQEAEAVARVCAGLDLPHNTLRIEISDQAGNVMDMARRGRYAALAQWAKEHRLSDIALGHTSDDLAETFLMRLSREAGLSGLSAMTARRVVDGVTFHRPLLSVSRMSLRDLLTGRGVDWVEDPTNDDPAYDRTRARAILKELAPLGISAGTLASVACNLREADEALRNCACKAAEDIVQFDAGDVVLARDALFDQPGEILRALLLAALNWVGNEGYPPRGSAMSDLIEQARDGKDRTLQGCSILSRASHLRICREWKAVAETRCATSEIWDGRWQLHGPHQDDLHIGALGEAGLPLCPDRKETGRPSASLIASPAVWRGTELIAAPLAGLANGWSATLLREEDSFTATLLSH, encoded by the coding sequence GTGAGCGGCGGCGCAACGCCTGCCTTTCAACAGATCGCGGCGCATTTTGCGCCTGACATGCCTCAATGCCTTGGCGTTGCTGTCTCGGGGGGCAGCGATTCACTGGGTCTTCTGACGTTGCTGCACGACTGGGCGTTGGCCGGTGGCCCGGCGTTGCGCGCGGTGACCGTGGATCACGGGCTTCGGCCCGAGGCCGCGCAGGAAGCCGAGGCGGTCGCGCGGGTGTGTGCCGGGCTCGACCTGCCGCATAACACCCTGCGAATCGAGATTTCGGACCAGGCGGGCAATGTGATGGATATGGCCCGGCGCGGGCGATATGCGGCCCTCGCGCAATGGGCGAAGGAGCATCGGTTATCCGATATCGCCCTGGGCCACACATCGGACGACCTGGCCGAGACCTTTCTGATGCGCCTGTCGCGAGAGGCCGGGCTGAGCGGTTTGTCGGCCATGACGGCCCGCCGGGTGGTGGACGGGGTCACCTTTCACCGGCCGCTGCTTTCGGTCAGCCGTATGTCGCTGCGTGATCTGCTGACCGGGCGCGGTGTGGACTGGGTTGAGGACCCGACAAATGACGACCCTGCCTATGACCGCACCCGCGCGCGGGCCATTCTGAAAGAGCTTGCACCGCTTGGCATCTCCGCCGGGACGCTGGCCAGCGTGGCGTGCAATCTGCGGGAGGCCGATGAGGCCCTGAGAAACTGCGCCTGCAAGGCCGCTGAAGATATCGTGCAATTCGATGCTGGCGATGTGGTGCTCGCGCGCGACGCACTTTTTGATCAGCCCGGCGAGATTTTGCGGGCGCTGCTGCTGGCCGCGTTGAACTGGGTGGGGAATGAGGGATATCCGCCACGCGGGTCCGCCATGAGTGATCTGATCGAACAGGCCCGTGACGGTAAGGACCGGACCTTGCAGGGCTGCTCTATCCTGTCGCGCGCATCCCATTTGCGCATCTGCCGCGAGTGGAAGGCGGTGGCGGAGACGCGTTGCGCGACCTCGGAGATCTGGGACGGTCGGTGGCAGTTGCACGGGCCGCATCAGGACGATCTGCACATCGGGGCCCTGGGCGAGGCGGGTCTGCCGCTCTGCCCGGACCGCAAGGAAACGGGCCGACCGTCTGCCAGCCTGATCGCCAGCCCCGCGGTGTGGCGGGGCACGGAATTGATCGCAGCGCCGCTTGCCGGGCTGGCAAATGGATGGTCTGCCACATTATTGCGCGAGGAAGACAGCTTTACCGCCACACTATTATCGCATTGA
- the tolR gene encoding protein TolR: MGAGVVQKSDGGSRRRRGRGRSRPMSEINVTPFVDVMLVLLIIFMVAAPLMTVGVPVELPKTAANALPGEQEEPLTVTVTADGVVMIQTTEVARDELVNRLRAIAAEREGSRVFLRADGAVPYADVMQVMGALNRGGFSNIGLVTDTGGPSLDEQDG, translated from the coding sequence ATGGGGGCCGGTGTCGTTCAGAAATCGGACGGAGGCAGCCGACGCCGCAGGGGTCGGGGCCGCAGCCGCCCGATGTCGGAGATCAACGTCACGCCCTTCGTGGATGTGATGCTTGTGCTTCTGATCATTTTCATGGTGGCCGCGCCGCTGATGACGGTGGGCGTGCCGGTCGAGCTGCCCAAGACGGCAGCCAACGCCCTGCCCGGTGAGCAGGAAGAGCCGCTGACCGTGACGGTGACCGCCGACGGCGTGGTGATGATCCAGACCACCGAAGTGGCCCGCGACGAGCTGGTGAACCGGCTGCGCGCCATTGCCGCCGAGCGAGAGGGGAGCCGGGTGTTCCTGCGCGCCGACGGGGCTGTGCCCTATGCGGATGTGATGCAGGTGATGGGCGCGCTCAACCGCGGTGGGTTCTCCAATATCGGGTTGGTGACGGATACCGGCGGGCCGTCGCTCGACGAGCAGGACGGCTGA
- the thpR gene encoding RNA 2',3'-cyclic phosphodiesterase translates to MRAFVALALPEEVRDALEEVQAGLRYGRHVPSENMHVTLAFLDDQPETRLEALHEALSEIAMPAPELRITGLDAFGGRRPRLIFAALDKTKPLVDLRAAVHTCVRRAGIDLPRERFRPHITLARLPHQQPDGLASGVAAFLNTASGFSAPPFFPCHLGLYASQLTPEGPLYSDLASYPFTCIPNG, encoded by the coding sequence ATGCGGGCCTTTGTGGCACTCGCCTTGCCCGAAGAGGTACGCGACGCGCTGGAAGAGGTGCAGGCAGGGCTGCGCTATGGGCGCCATGTGCCCTCCGAGAACATGCATGTGACGCTCGCCTTTCTCGACGATCAGCCCGAGACGCGGCTTGAGGCACTGCATGAGGCGCTGTCGGAGATCGCCATGCCTGCGCCCGAGCTGCGCATCACCGGGCTGGATGCGTTTGGCGGGCGCAGGCCGCGCCTGATCTTTGCGGCGCTGGACAAGACCAAACCGCTGGTCGATCTGCGCGCCGCTGTCCACACATGCGTGCGCCGTGCCGGGATCGATCTGCCGCGCGAACGCTTCCGCCCGCATATCACCCTCGCGCGGCTGCCGCATCAGCAACCCGATGGCCTTGCATCCGGTGTTGCGGCATTTCTCAACACGGCCTCGGGGTTTAGCGCGCCGCCTTTCTTTCCGTGCCATCTGGGCCTTTATGCCTCGCAGCTGACACCCGAGGGCCCGCTCTATTCCGACCTGGCGAGTTATCCCTTCACCTGCATTCCGAACGGCTGA